From Desulfovibrio oxyclinae DSM 11498, the proteins below share one genomic window:
- a CDS encoding dihydrolipoyl dehydrogenase family protein, giving the protein MADRDYDIGILGGGAAGLTVASGAAQLGVKVLLIEREEKLGGDCLHYGCVPSKTLIKSAKVYHQMKNGQKWGLPGVNPPPVDMRSVSDRIRSVIDRIQEHDSEERFCSLGVKVDYGEASFVDEHTVDYGKGPVTADRWVIATGSSPSAPSVTGLDRVPYWTNKDIFSLQELPASLTVLGGGPIACEMAQAFARLGTYVTVIQRSDRILTREDADMAAFVKGSMERDGVRFELGTSLKEVLHGDAGFEVVYEQGGDEFSLHSERLLVALGRRPNIGGLNLEKVGVEFDRKGVLVDDRMRTAVKHIYAAGDVTGRNQFTHAAGYEGGIVISNAVFRLPRKADYKWLPHCTYTDPELASVGMNEERAKAAGIEYSVRREWFSGNDRALAEGEEEGCLKLLLDKKGRPVGVQICGAHAGELSGEWVAALNGKVGLTDLAGAVHPYPTLTEITKRIGGSVLSEKLFSDTVRKTLHFIFDYKGRACALDNQSKKE; this is encoded by the coding sequence ATGGCGGACCGCGACTACGATATCGGCATACTAGGCGGTGGCGCGGCTGGCCTTACCGTGGCTTCCGGCGCAGCCCAGCTTGGCGTGAAGGTTCTGTTGATCGAACGAGAGGAAAAGCTGGGCGGTGACTGTCTTCATTATGGATGCGTCCCGAGCAAGACGCTCATCAAGAGCGCCAAAGTCTACCATCAGATGAAGAATGGGCAAAAGTGGGGGCTGCCCGGCGTGAATCCGCCGCCTGTGGATATGCGGTCGGTCTCGGATCGCATTCGTTCGGTCATAGACCGGATTCAGGAGCATGATTCCGAAGAGCGTTTCTGCTCGCTCGGTGTGAAGGTGGACTATGGCGAGGCGAGCTTCGTGGATGAACATACCGTCGATTACGGCAAGGGGCCTGTCACGGCTGATCGCTGGGTCATTGCCACAGGCTCTTCTCCTTCCGCGCCGTCGGTTACCGGGCTGGATCGCGTGCCGTACTGGACCAACAAGGATATTTTTTCGCTTCAGGAACTCCCGGCTTCCCTGACCGTGCTCGGCGGCGGCCCCATTGCCTGCGAGATGGCTCAGGCCTTTGCCCGGCTCGGCACGTACGTCACCGTCATTCAGCGCAGTGACCGAATTCTGACCCGCGAGGACGCGGACATGGCAGCCTTTGTAAAGGGCTCCATGGAACGTGACGGGGTCCGCTTCGAACTCGGAACGTCCTTGAAGGAAGTTCTTCACGGCGATGCCGGGTTCGAGGTCGTATACGAGCAGGGTGGCGACGAATTCTCACTGCACTCGGAGCGGCTGTTGGTCGCGCTCGGGCGAAGGCCGAACATAGGGGGGCTCAATCTGGAAAAGGTCGGGGTGGAGTTCGACCGCAAAGGTGTTCTCGTGGATGACCGAATGCGCACCGCCGTCAAGCATATATACGCGGCCGGGGACGTTACCGGCAGAAATCAGTTCACTCATGCGGCCGGGTATGAAGGTGGCATCGTCATTTCGAATGCGGTTTTCCGGCTGCCGCGTAAGGCGGATTACAAATGGCTGCCGCACTGCACATACACCGATCCGGAGCTTGCCTCTGTCGGCATGAACGAGGAGCGGGCCAAGGCGGCGGGGATTGAATATTCGGTGCGCCGTGAGTGGTTCTCGGGCAACGACAGGGCTCTTGCAGAAGGCGAAGAGGAAGGCTGTCTCAAACTGTTGCTGGACAAAAAGGGCAGGCCGGTCGGCGTTCAGATATGCGGTGCGCACGCGGGCGAACTTTCAGGAGAGTGGGTGGCTGCGCTCAACGGCAAGGTGGGGCTGACCGATCTTGCAGGGGCGGTACACCCGTATCCCACACTGACCGAGATCACCAAACGTATCGGCGGCAGCGTTCTTTCCGAGAAACTTTTTTCCGATACCGTGCGCAAGACGCTGCATTTCATTTTTGATTACAAGGGGCGTGCCTGCGCTCTTGATAATCAGAGCAAAAAAGAATAA
- a CDS encoding glucokinase has product MQKTSFKSVFVADVGGTSARFGLFRGDAAGAELVRAQRMPVVEAESFSELLGKAAGMGFPAGPDEVDAAVFAVPGPVRGEKAVLPNIPWDADLHDAGPWSGRCRLINDFEAQARACMTPLMQRAELLHTGDPDPAGTLAVIGAGTGLGHAAILQYPEGWLPMLSEAGHAVFPLLDEEELWFSEFVRRRGGRCPSVGDDMVSGNGLALLHEFLTGETVTPEQAGERLDPDGPVAETFSKFYGRACRNWVLSSNATGGLVICGGVASHSPELVRSVAFQESFFGRDDYTQYMRAIRVRLNADPLAGLHGAAQAAFHLLQSGD; this is encoded by the coding sequence ATGCAGAAAACCAGTTTCAAGAGTGTCTTCGTTGCCGATGTGGGCGGTACTTCCGCCAGATTCGGCCTTTTCCGCGGGGATGCGGCAGGGGCCGAGCTGGTTCGTGCGCAGCGGATGCCGGTGGTTGAGGCGGAATCGTTCTCCGAGTTGTTGGGCAAGGCCGCGGGAATGGGATTTCCCGCAGGGCCGGATGAAGTTGATGCAGCGGTTTTCGCAGTTCCCGGTCCCGTGCGGGGCGAGAAGGCTGTTTTGCCCAACATCCCTTGGGATGCCGATCTTCACGACGCTGGCCCGTGGTCTGGACGGTGTCGATTGATCAATGATTTCGAAGCGCAGGCCCGGGCCTGTATGACGCCCCTGATGCAACGTGCGGAGCTTCTCCATACCGGAGACCCTGATCCCGCCGGAACACTTGCGGTCATTGGCGCTGGAACCGGCTTGGGACACGCTGCCATTCTACAGTATCCTGAAGGGTGGTTGCCCATGCTTTCCGAAGCGGGACATGCGGTGTTTCCTTTGCTCGACGAAGAGGAACTCTGGTTCTCCGAGTTCGTCAGGCGACGCGGTGGACGCTGTCCAAGCGTGGGGGACGACATGGTCAGCGGAAACGGTCTGGCGTTGTTGCACGAGTTTTTGACGGGAGAAACCGTCACCCCGGAACAGGCAGGGGAGCGGCTGGACCCGGACGGTCCTGTGGCTGAAACGTTTTCCAAGTTCTATGGGCGCGCCTGCCGCAACTGGGTGCTTTCATCCAACGCCACGGGCGGACTGGTCATCTGCGGCGGGGTGGCCTCGCATAGCCCCGAACTGGTGCGTTCCGTTGCCTTTCAGGAGAGCTTTTTCGGGCGGGACGATTATACGCAGTACATGCGAGCCATCCGGGTGCGCCTTAACGCCGACCCGCTTGCGGGCTTGCATGGTGCGGCTCAGGCGGCGTTTCATCTTTTGCAGAGTGGAGATTGA
- a CDS encoding motility protein A, which yields MNMKSALITGVCLLVFLGSFLLSGSATVYLNLAAFMVVSSGVAAAMMLGNPLSRLREAFSAAARSYSADSATHGEIVRTLLDLSVKSKIDGLLSLEKKEHEATSSFLKSGLILLVDNYSEEEMRDCLSAEMHFFKLRQERCERVFRTMARLAPAFGVAGSVIGLVGMLMGLNDTAAILTHIPVALISTLYGLVIGNLFFAPVADRINDATRNELLNQKLILEGVVAIAKEQNPYKLERKLASFLPPEERSGNVEVLRGITRKYIQRRKQEAAEAEQMEPEESRSEKRSGNDEPLAEAV from the coding sequence ATGAACATGAAAAGCGCATTGATTACCGGCGTGTGCCTGCTCGTCTTCCTCGGGAGTTTTCTGCTTTCGGGGAGCGCGACAGTCTACCTGAATCTCGCCGCCTTCATGGTGGTGAGTTCCGGGGTCGCGGCCGCGATGATGCTCGGCAATCCGCTCTCGCGCCTGCGGGAGGCGTTCTCCGCTGCGGCCCGTTCCTATTCCGCGGACTCGGCCACGCACGGAGAAATCGTCAGGACTCTGTTGGACCTTTCCGTCAAGAGCAAGATAGATGGTTTGCTCTCGCTGGAAAAAAAGGAGCACGAGGCCACCAGTTCTTTTCTCAAGAGCGGTTTGATACTGCTCGTGGACAATTATTCCGAAGAGGAAATGCGCGACTGCCTGAGCGCGGAGATGCATTTCTTCAAGCTGCGACAGGAACGCTGTGAGCGTGTTTTCCGCACCATGGCGCGCCTCGCTCCGGCCTTCGGGGTAGCGGGCAGCGTTATAGGTCTTGTGGGGATGCTCATGGGCCTAAACGACACTGCCGCGATTTTGACGCACATTCCCGTCGCGCTCATTTCCACCCTGTACGGATTGGTCATCGGCAACCTGTTTTTTGCTCCCGTGGCCGACAGGATCAACGATGCCACGCGCAATGAACTGCTGAATCAGAAGCTTATTCTCGAAGGTGTGGTGGCCATCGCCAAGGAACAGAACCCGTACAAGCTTGAGCGCAAGCTTGCCTCCTTCCTGCCGCCCGAAGAGCGCAGCGGCAACGTGGAAGTTCTGCGTGGAATCACCCGCAAGTATATCCAGAGACGCAAGCAGGAGGCTGCCGAAGCCGAACAGATGGAGCCGGAAGAATCCCGCTCCGAAAAGAGGAGTGGGAATGACGAGCCTCTAGCCGAGGCCGTCTAA
- a CDS encoding OmpA/MotB family protein translates to MKEYFSDMKGDPLEASALQEQGGDWATSWADLMMVMFVLFTVLFVYAGNKAELKVLFSPDTAERAKETNSIDPLLGLIGNLSGLADSSNAVNGPAGYQGEVVFKARDNAVTVLREGDSMRVIMRGDIFFAPGGESLLSGADEYLDEIGSILRTTQGNVMVVGYAAATELEGKSGFSLSAGRAESVAERLIGRYGMRPERIAVTGRGAHSPDVPAYLEDSADLNRRVEIIMVTR, encoded by the coding sequence ATGAAGGAATATTTCTCCGACATGAAGGGCGATCCTCTGGAAGCTTCTGCCTTGCAGGAGCAGGGAGGGGATTGGGCCACATCCTGGGCGGACCTGATGATGGTCATGTTCGTTCTTTTCACCGTGCTGTTCGTGTATGCGGGCAACAAGGCGGAACTCAAGGTCCTGTTCAGTCCCGACACAGCCGAGCGGGCAAAGGAGACCAACTCCATCGACCCGTTGCTTGGTCTTATCGGCAACTTGAGCGGGCTGGCCGACTCGTCCAATGCGGTCAATGGTCCCGCAGGTTATCAGGGCGAAGTGGTCTTCAAAGCTCGCGATAATGCCGTGACCGTGTTGCGTGAAGGGGATTCCATGCGTGTGATCATGCGCGGGGACATCTTTTTCGCTCCCGGCGGTGAATCGTTGCTGAGCGGGGCGGACGAATACCTCGACGAGATCGGCAGCATTCTGCGCACCACCCAGGGAAACGTCATGGTTGTTGGGTATGCCGCCGCAACGGAACTCGAAGGAAAGAGCGGGTTCAGCCTGTCAGCAGGAAGGGCGGAGTCCGTCGCGGAACGATTGATCGGACGCTACGGGATGCGACCTGAACGCATCGCCGTGACCGGGCGAGGGGCGCATTCCCCCGACGTGCCCGCATATCTGGAAGATAGCGCGGATCTGAATCGCCGCGTGGAAATCATAATGGTGACGAGATAG
- a CDS encoding Maf family protein, which yields MENNQHPGPFRAEKTIILGSASPRRRELLENLGIEFSVAPSDADEPSPEAGESPAAYAVRMAEAKAHEVAGRHSQAVVIGSDTVVALEGEIMGKPVDDTDALRMLTALSGQTHQVVTGVAVVFPDRDPVTFAAETEVCMRSSSREELLSYIATGEPGDKAGAYAIQGIGTFLVTEISGSYTNVVGLPLAELLDVLLKYDVLTSR from the coding sequence ATGGAAAACAATCAGCATCCCGGCCCGTTCAGGGCGGAAAAGACGATCATTCTCGGCTCGGCATCCCCCAGACGGCGCGAACTGCTGGAAAATCTGGGCATCGAATTTTCGGTTGCCCCCAGCGACGCCGATGAACCCAGTCCGGAAGCAGGCGAATCCCCGGCGGCGTACGCGGTTCGAATGGCCGAAGCCAAGGCGCACGAGGTGGCCGGACGCCACTCCCAGGCCGTAGTTATTGGTTCGGACACTGTAGTGGCTCTGGAAGGCGAGATCATGGGCAAGCCGGTGGACGACACCGACGCCCTGCGAATGCTCACGGCGCTCTCCGGGCAGACGCACCAGGTGGTCACCGGCGTGGCGGTGGTGTTCCCGGACAGAGATCCCGTGACCTTCGCAGCCGAAACCGAAGTCTGCATGCGCTCGTCCTCCCGCGAGGAACTGCTCTCCTACATTGCTACGGGCGAACCCGGTGACAAGGCCGGGGCCTACGCCATTCAGGGCATCGGCACTTTTCTGGTAACGGAGATTTCCGGTTCGTACACCAACGTCGTCGGCTTGCCTCTGGCGGAATTGCTGGATGTACTGCTGAAGTACGACGTGCTCACATCCCGCTAG
- a CDS encoding GNAT family N-acetyltransferase has product MNEITIRTVRPDDLTGCHTVEQACFPPDEAADEDGIRTRIERFPQGFLVAERNGMIIGQINSGATHKNDITDEAFKKLVGHCNDGCNVVIFSLSVLPAYQGRGIAASLMREFITEARKQSRKSVLLLCKDDLIDFYERLGFCNRGLSASTHGGARWYEMALPVSASFAGSVARNT; this is encoded by the coding sequence ATGAACGAGATAACCATCCGCACCGTCCGCCCCGACGACCTTACAGGCTGCCACACTGTTGAACAGGCCTGCTTTCCGCCCGACGAGGCCGCGGACGAAGACGGCATTCGCACCCGCATTGAACGATTTCCTCAAGGCTTTCTTGTCGCTGAACGCAACGGAATGATCATAGGCCAGATCAACAGCGGCGCCACCCACAAAAACGACATCACCGATGAAGCGTTCAAGAAACTGGTTGGACATTGCAACGATGGGTGCAACGTGGTCATCTTCAGCCTGAGCGTACTCCCGGCGTATCAAGGCAGAGGCATCGCCGCATCACTCATGCGCGAGTTCATCACCGAGGCTCGCAAACAGTCCAGAAAGAGCGTCCTGCTGCTGTGCAAGGATGATCTCATTGACTTCTACGAACGGCTGGGCTTTTGCAACAGAGGCCTTTCCGCCAGCACGCACGGCGGGGCCCGCTGGTACGAGATGGCCCTGCCGGTTTCGGCAAGCTTCGCCGGTTCCGTTGCAAGGAATACTTGA